A DNA window from Naumovozyma dairenensis CBS 421 chromosome 10, complete genome contains the following coding sequences:
- the NDAI0J01100 gene encoding uncharacterized protein (similar to Saccharomyces cerevisiae ERG27 (YLR100W); ancestral locus Anc_8.289), which translates to MNEYKVCVVIGANSNLGINIIYRLIEETSKVHDHDNKPVTLTFVISSRTLIRLKEVSQLVKLFITKNKIKNVLVNFNYLLLDLTDMQNIIDAAVYIQQTFDHIDYFFINAAQGVCGGIDWFGAIKELILNPVKAVTDPSYKLQEIGLKSKDGMGLIFQVNVFGPYYLMKQLLRQLSKRNGKVIWISSIRSDSKYLSLQDLELLNTGQPYEGSKREVDLLHLGTYKRLREQGIYQYVTQPGIFISQSFNQFLNFFTYYGMLLMLYLARFFGSPWHTIDGYNAAHAPIYIALASEKTKEKCSPLSQNLKYGSATYRDGSEYIKPQTIDTTALDSVQKFIEDKELEWDLKLKKEIMYSQVESSESCI; encoded by the coding sequence ATGAATGAGTATAAGGTTTGTGTTGTGATAGGCGCAAACAGTAACTTAGGGATCAACATTATATACAgattaattgaagaaacttCCAAAGTTCACGATCATGATAATAAGCCTGTAACATTAACTTTCGTTATTTCCTCGAGGACACTAATTCGTTTAAAAGAAGTAAGCCAATTAGTTAAATTGTTTATTacaaagaataaaattaagaacgttttggtaaatttcaattatttGCTATTGGATTTAACAGATATgcaaaatataatagatGCTGCTGTGTATATTCAACAAACATTTGATCATATAgattatttcttcattaatgCCGCTCAAGGCGTTTGTGGTGGTATTGATTGGTTCGGTGCtatcaaagaattaatattgaatcCTGTGAAGGCAGTTACAGATCCTAGTTACAAACTTCAAGAAATTGGtttaaaatcaaaagatGGTATGGGCTTAATTTTCCAGGTCAATGTATTTGGACCGTACTATCTAATGAAACAACTATTACGGCAATTATCAAAAAGGAATGGCAAAGTGATTTGGATCTCTAGTATAAGGTCAGActctaaatatttatcattgCAAGATTTGGAACTATTAAATACAGGTCAACCATATGAAGGTTCAAAACGTGAAGTAGATCTATTACATTTGGGTACATACAAACGCCTCCGAGAACAAGGAATATATCAATATGTTACACAGCCAGGGATCTTCATCAGCCAATCATTTAATCAATTCCTTAATTTCTTCACCTATTATGGAATGTTACTCATGTTATATTTGGCTCGATTTTTTGGCTCTCCTTGGCATACAATTGATGGATATAACGCTGCACATGCTCCGATATATATTGCTTTAGCAAGTGAGAAAACTAAGGAAAAATGTTCACCGTTGTctcaaaatttaaaatatggTTCAGCAACATATAGAGATGGAtctgaatatattaaaccGCAGACAATCGATACGACAGCATTAGATTCAGTTCAgaaattcattgaagaCAAAGAACTGGAATGGGAtctgaaattgaagaaagagatCATGTATTCACAAGTGGAATCATCGGAAAGTTGCATATAA
- the MRX16 gene encoding Mrx16p (similar to Saccharomyces cerevisiae YDR132C and YLR108C; ancestral locus Anc_8.299): MSNSPIVLEGHFDPNIPQILPYDKMYKIQIGSKLFRISGASLSSDGPSYFTNYFTQLSINKKRNASVDSAPSPGTDNSTISEILFIDRSADIFELIYQHLQGYFIDIRNEIQYTMLFADAIYYNLPRLRSLLKETDHYYTNVGGRSFKIAKNLFRRKGDSPNYFEMTSAALYRDVEQLIATRKLLRPPPHSPPYVSRSSEYFADLLNILGGATLKLDDDKRESLIKECRYYRFLNLEQNLIKHKITFNPLTKREEISLNLKDISKKGIKIPEQDVLPSNLASCFEPGSNNEGGTCPPLSNTMMVPPSSAQNEDGTPPNKRQRTNLPKDQLWNMVSYKRPFVDEFSRDLIFQIDSTECTLIFNKKRKTLHFTLSGEASIMFERTFDSLLSSQMVNLNDYKIELPTVPNESNPVRKTISASGTVISTKTIIAVPACISLCDLDVNGTKCKMISSLLNTGSGNANTNDEQVWDFTDLKNLTRVSGFKLYLSKSQWKLGVKDNKFILIALKIRSFTNIKEYCKVLDYL, encoded by the coding sequence ATGTCTAATTCACCTATTGTCCTGGAAGGACACTTTGACCCTAATATCCCTCAAATCTTACCCTACGATAAAATGTACAAGATTCAAATTGGTAGCAAGCTATTCAGAATTAGTGGTGCATCTTTAAGTTCCGATGGACCAAGTTATTTCACTAATTACTTCACTCAATTGAGCATTAATAAAAAGAGAAACGCATCAGTTGATTCTGCTCCATCCCCTGGTACTGATAATTCTACAATAAGCGAAATACTCTTTATTGATAGATCAGCCgatatttttgaattgattTATCAACATCTTCAAGGATATTTCATCGATATTAGAaatgaaattcaatataCCATGTTATTTGCTGATGCTATATATTACAATTTACCACGATTAAGAAGTTTATTAAAGGAAACAGATCATTACTATACAAATGTGGGAGGTagatctttcaaaattgcCAAGAATTTGTTTAGAAGGAAAGGTGATTCtccaaattattttgaaatgaCTTCAGCTGCTCTATATAGAGATGTGGAACAATTGATTGCTACAAGGAAATTATTGAGACCGCCGCCACATTCTCCACCTTATGTATCAAGATCTAGTGAATATTTCGCggatttattgaatatattagGTGGTGCCacattgaaattagatgatgataagaGGGAATCTTTGATAAAGGAATGTAGATATTATAGGTTTTTAAACTTGgaacaaaatttaattaagCATAAGATTACTTTTAACCCACTTAcgaaaagagaagaaatttcattgaatttgaaagatatctCTAAGAAAGGGATTAAAATTCCAGAACAAGATGTATTACCTTCAAATTTAGCTTCTTGTTTCGAACCTGGTAGTAACAATGAAGGCGGAACATGTCCTCCATTATCAAATACGATGATGGTACCTCCTTCTTCTGCGCAGAATGAAGATGGTACACCCCCTAACAAGAGACAACGAACAAATCTCCCAAAGGATCAATTATGGAATATGGTATCTTATAAAAGACCCTTCGTTGATGAATTTTCTCGAGATTTGATTTTCCAAATCGATTCTACAGAATGTACATTAATCTTCAataagaaaaggaaaacaCTTCATTTTACATTATCTGGAGAAGCTTCTATTATGTTTGAAAGGACCTTTGATAGTTTGTTATCATCTCAAATGGTTAATTTGAATGActataaaattgaattacCCACTGTACCCAATGAGTCAAACCCGGTAAGGAAAACAATATCCGCAAGTGGTACAGTTATATCCACTAAAACTATCATTGCTGTGCCAGCATGTATATCCCTTTGTGATTTAGATGTAAATGGTACAAAATGTAAAATGATTAGTTCATTGCTTAACACTGGAAGTGGTAATGCAAATACTAATGATGAACAAGTATGGGATTTTACAgatctgaaaaatttgactCGTGTATCTGGATTCAAACtatatttatcaaaatctCAATGGAAATTAGGtgttaaagataataaatttatacTTATTGCTTTGAAAATTCGTTCCTTCACTAATATTAAGGAATATTGTAAAGTACTGGACTATTTAtga
- the NDAI0J01160 gene encoding uncharacterized protein (Ty-like retrotransposon), translating to MLNTTDPGIDATSQLLKVQSVLLSKQVVFKDWGLFLNNCCFGIAVRFSKMNVLVQWTGLD from the coding sequence ATGTTGAATACTACAGATCCTGGTATCGATGCTACTTCTCAATTGTTGAAAGTACAATCGGTTTTGCTTTCCAAACAAGTTGTGTTTAAAGATTGGGGACTTTTCCTCAACAATTGTTGCTTTGGAATTGCGGTCCGCTTTTCAAAGATGAACGTGCTCGTCCAATGGACTGGACTGGACTAA
- the NDAI0J01120 gene encoding uncharacterized protein (similar to Saccharomyces cerevisiae YDR131C; ancestral locus Anc_8.298), producing the protein MLTKLPSEIYDRVLSLLPQHDKVSLTYLSHKIYDLTLPKLYQNLYLNDRYYFPSDYDPSLGTQKWSILRFSYIETNDKSKEFQMNYDVAVHKFQCLVDTLKNSPNKICPYIKRIHTTWHIDDDTLLLFLETIRKFAINLQSFENFLKNRVSDELESKADNLQSLTIIPPKILPTGVASPSYFIRMRKIINLYSFDNLQKLNIHVNACTFFKEKVKKPLRIESLTLNLRSDTYGAEGLQNQVSYYDIFDIASLKELEILSWYNTKDSDLDLYQMWNLTDFYKFLNIEILSLLSINSSESFLKECSNSFHSLKRLKVDFLLDKTLSQPLVNHIAMSPAGKSLKYLDIKFDQVNINIPLLSVEQVDESWHFKIDMNCKCESCHETFRNVILRKYFPTTNSFNVKDSYDIETRNFILHMFKLYPILPHTHFIDINPSLGYNCKPLASHVLNINTLLKYNDCNNTTLKITETDIIKLYHAYLHSFKKIFDFFIQSFGNLQYLVINDLPTKIIQFDEQQKCAMPLFYSHGYKSNQVYEIVNDDSLFD; encoded by the coding sequence ATGCTAACCAAGTTACCATCAGAAATATATGATCGTGTCTTAAGCCTACTTCCACAGCATGACAAAGTTTCCTTAACATACTTGTCTCACAAAATATATGATTTAACACTGCCGAAACTATATCAAAATCTATACCTGAATGATCGATATTATTTCCCATCTGATTATGATCCATCTTTGGGAACTCAAAAATGGTCTATATTAAGATTCTCatatattgaaacaaatgataaatcaaaagagtttcaaatgaattatGATGTGGCTGTCCATAAGTTCCAATGTTTAGTCGACactttaaaaaattcacCTAACAAAATATGCCCTTATATCAAACGTATTCATACCACTTGGcatattgatgatgatacaTTACTACTATTCTTGGAAACTATAAGAAAGTTTGCCATCAATTTACAGAGTTTTGagaattttttgaaaaatcgtGTTAGTGATGAATTGGAATCCAAAGCAGATAACTTACAATCACTGACTATAATACCTCCTAAGATTTTACCAACAGGTGTTGCATCTCCATCATATTTTATTCGAATGAGAAAGATAATTAATCTTTattcttttgataatttacaAAAGTTAAACATTCATGTCAATGCTTGtacttttttcaaagaaaaagttaAAAAACCTCTAAGGATTGAATCTCTAACTCTCAATCTAAGAAGTGACACTTATGGAGCTGAAGGTTTACAAAATCAAGTATCATATTATGACATATTTGATATTGCGTCTTTAAAGGAATTAGAAATTTTATCATGGTATAATACTAAGGATTCTGATTTGGATCTATACCAAATGTGGAATTTAACtgatttttataaattCCTTAATATCGAAATATTAAGTTTGTTATCAATTAACTCAAGTGAATCTTTCTTAAAAGAATGTTCGAACAGTtttcattcattgaaaCGATTGAAAGTCGACTTTCTACTAGATAAGACCTTAAGCCAACCATTGGTAAACCATATTGCCATGTCACCTGCCGGTAAgtctttgaaatatcttgatattaaatttgatcaagtgaatatcaatattcCATTGCTCTCAGTAGAACAAGTCGATGAGTCATGGCATTTTAAAATAGATATGAATTGTAAATGTGAATCATGCCATGAAACTTTCAGAAATgtaatattaagaaaatattttcctACTACTAATTCTTTCAACGTTAAAGATTCTtatgatattgaaacaagaaattttattcttcACATGTTCAAACTTTATCCAATCTTACCGCATACACATTTCATAGATATCAATCCAAGTCTGGGTTATAATTGCAAACCACTTGCGAGCCATGTTCTCAATATCAACActttattaaaatataatgattgTAATAATACGACGCTAAAGATAACAGAGACGGACATAATCAAACTTTATCATGCATATTTACATTCatttaagaaaatattcGATTTCTTCATACAATCATTTGGGAACTTACAATATCTTGTTATAAACGATTTACCAACgaaaatcattcaatttgatgaaCAACAGAAATGTGCCATGCCTTTATTCTATAGTCATGGGTATAAAAGCAATCAAGTTTATGAGATTgttaatgatgattctttatttgattAG
- the FIN1 gene encoding Fin1p (similar to Saccharomyces cerevisiae FIN1 (YDR130C); ancestral locus Anc_8.297), with translation MLIESNTIKQWDKNQDKDIKIMSTNNNHRSNSKLHPTKDVFKRLSLSPSRNDKTSKPQSHYKNEKRISLSLSPIRIQETARHLGSPPKRLVSFPHHLEKTYRDSISDSLLSNTREHLPNHDDDDDDDDDDDNELLYFPTSPTKFNIDKTVGGDGSRSRIRSRFKNGLMSPERIQSERDPSSLSPLRASPSKNKNLLQKLERENDLDTLTEMNTLHNSRKDTHGDSSMIPKKRVKFHVPSSRTPEEDGKNEAVLQQLEEAKDMLIKIIKKQDDLEIRMSRIEHSILDQRNKMR, from the coding sequence ATGTTGATTGAATCCAACACCATAAAACAATGGGATAAGAACCAAGACaaagatataaaaataatgtctaccaacaacaatcatAGGAGTAATTCAAAGCTGCACCCCACGAAAGATGTCTTCAAAAGATTAAGCCTCTCACCGTCAAGGAATGATAAAACAAGCAAACCGCAATCTCATTACAAAAATGAGAAGAGGATAtcgttatcattatctCCAATCAGAATTCAAGAAACCGCTCGACATTTAGGAAGTCCACCGAAGAGATTAGTTTCATTTCCTCACCATTTAGAAAAGACTTATAGAGATTCTATATCTGATAGCTTATTATCAAACACGAGAGAGCATTTACCAAatcatgatgatgatgatgatgatgatgatgatgatgataatgaattgttATATTTCCCCACTTCACCTaccaaattcaatataGATAAAACGGTCGGTGGGGATGGTTCAAGGAGTAGGATTAGATCAAGGTTTAAGAATGGGTTAATGTCTCCTGAAAGGATACAATCAGAAAGAGATCCATCATCACTTTCACCTTTACGTGCATCTCCGAGTAAGAATAAGAATTTACTTCAAAAACTGGAGAGGGAGAATGATTTGGACACACTTACTGAAATGAACACTTTACATAATTCGAGGAAAGATACGCATGGTGATAGTAGTATGATACCGAAGAAGAGAGTGAAATTCCACGTTCCGTCCTCTCGAACtccagaagaagatggtaAAAATGAGGCGGTGCTTcaacaattagaagaagCAAAAGATATgttgataaagataattaaaaaacaagatgatttagaaattCGTATGTCGAGGATTGAACACAGTATTCTGgatcaaagaaataaaatgagGTAA
- the YCF1 gene encoding ATP-binding cassette glutathione S-conjugate transporter YCF1 (similar to Saccharomyces cerevisiae YCF1 (YDR135C); ancestral locus Anc_8.303) yields the protein MASDLSSWICKACNSSEGFGPVSFYGDLTQCFIDGVILNLSALFMLIFGTRSLIKLCTMKTPTVKYRRNWIIVSRIILVLLQICFTALACLKLPHDKSRDFTVMSQYTLTLLSLFVVICLHWIEYHRSQVANSIVLFYWLFEAVGNGSKTFNFIVRHTYEHRWTFGHIVFILTLFQTIIAIAVLLLEALPKKPLMPYQEIQEHLSRRKANPYDTANIFSKITFSWMSELMQTGYEKYLVETDLYKLPESFNSAELSEKFENNWQNQIKHKANPSLAWALVITFGGKMVLASFLKIIHDCMAFIQPQLLRILIKFVTEYNEEHGISESLGLDTLMKHTKLPIIRGFMIAISMFMVGFIQTSVLHQYFLNCFDTGMHIKSALTSVIYEKALVLSNEASGISSTGDIVNLMSVDVQKLQDISQFINLLWSAPFQIVLCLISLYKLLGHSMWVGVIILVIMMPLNSFLMKTQKKLQKSQMQFKDERTRVISEILNNIKSLKLYAWETPYKAKLENVRNNKELKNLTKLGCYMALMSFQFNVVPFLVSCSTFAVFVYTEDRPLTTDLVFPALTLFNLLHFPLMVIPNVLTALIECSVSVGRLFSFLTNEELQKDSVQRLPKVTEIGDVAINVGDDATFLWQRKPEYKVALKNVNFQAKKGELTCIVGRVGSGKSALIQSILGDLFRVKGFATIHGNVAYVSQVAWIMNGTVKDNILFGHKYDAEFYEKTIKACALTIDLSVLVDGDQTLVGEKGISLSGGQKARLSLARAVYSRADTYLLDDPLAAVDEHVARHLIEHVLGPNGLLHTKTKVLATNKVSVLSVADSVSLLENGEIVQQGSYDEIMKDGASQLNKLIMEYGKKSNGNPASSNAITPASSSTNIREQTIPLEDELKELKKLEDINLVGNEVQSLRRASDATLRSIDFGEDEGDVRREHREQGKVKWNIYLEYAKACNPRNVAIFMIFAILSMFLSVMGSVWLKHWSEINTKYGSNPHAPRYLLIYLLLGITSALFTLIQTVILWVFCTIQGSRYLHTLMTNAVLRAPMSFFETTPIGRILNRFSNDIYKVDSVLGRTFSQFFVNAVKVSFTIGVICVTTWQFIFVIVPLGVFYIYYQQYYLRTSRELRRLDSITRSPVYSHFQETLGGIVTIRGYGQQKRFSQINQCRVDNNMSAFYPSVNANRWLAYRLELIGSIIILGAATLSVMRLKQGTLTAGMVGLSLSYALQITQSLNWIVRMTVEVETNIVSVERIKEYADLKSEAPEIIEDHRPQETWPEEGDIKFEHYSTRYRPELDLVLKDINFHIKPKEKIGIVGRTGAGKSSLTLALFRIIEASEGNIIIDNVDISDIGLYDLRHKLSIIPQDSQVFEGTIRENIDPTNQYTDEQIWRVLELSHLRDHIATMGGDGLDTKLNEGGSNLSVGQRQLMCLARALLVPSKILVLDEATAAVDVETDKVLQETIRTSFKDRTILTIAHRINTIMDNDRIMVLDNGSIKEFDEPKKLLENKSSLFYSLCEEAGLTTK from the coding sequence ATGGCTTCAGATTTATCTTCTTGGATCTGCAAAGCTTGCAACTCATCGGAAGGGTTTGGTCCCGTTTCCTTTTATGGAGATTTGACCCAATGTTTCATAGATGGTGTCATATTAAACCTTTCTGCCCTTTTCATGTTGATCTTTGGTACAAGATCTTTAATCAAATTATGTACCATGAAAACACCTACTGTCAAATatagaagaaattggaTTATCGTATCAAGGATTATCCTAGtattattacaaatatGTTTCACTGCTTTAGCATGTTTAAAATTACCTCATGATAAGAGTAGAGATTTCACTGTTATGAGTCAATATACCCTCACTTTACTTTCATTATTTGTCGTCATTTGTTTGCATTGGATTGAATACCACAGATCACAAGTAGCTAATAGTATAGTCTTATTCTATTGGTTATTTGAAGCTGTGGGTAATGGTTCCAAgactttcaatttcatcgTTAGACACACCTATGAACATAGATGGACTTTCGGTCATATTGTCTTCATTTTAACTCTATTCCAAACTATAATCGCCATCgctgtattattattagaagcCTTACCTAAGAAACCATTAATGCCATACcaagaaattcaagaacatttatcaagaagaaaggCTAATCCATACGATACTGCAAACATTTTCTCCAAAATTACATTCTCTTGGATGTCAGAATTGATGCAAACTGGGtatgaaaaatatcttGTAGAAACtgatttatataaattacCTGAATCCTTCAATAGTGCAGAACTATCTGAAAAATTCGAAAATAATTGgcaaaatcaaattaaacATAAGGCAAATCCATCATTAGCATGGGCTTTAGTAATTACTTTTGGTGGTAAGATGGTTTTAGcttcatttttgaaaatcaTTCATGATTGTATGGCTTTCATTCAACCTCAATTATTAAGaattttaattaaattcGTCACtgaatataatgaagaacATGGAATCTCTGAATCATTAGGTTTAGATACCCTTATGAAACATACTAAATTACCAATTATTAGAGGTTTTATGATTGCAATTTCCATGTTTATGGTCGGTTTTATCCAAACTTCTGTTTTACATcaatatttcttgaattgtTTCGATACTGGTATGCATATTAAGAGTGCCTTAACATCAGTTATTTATGAAAAGGCATTGGTTTTATCTAATGAAGCATCAGGAATTTCAAGTACAGGTGATATTGTCAATTTAATGAGTGTGGATgttcaaaaattacaagatatctctcaattcattaatttattatggTCTGCTCCTTTCCAAATCGTATTATGtttgatttcattatataaattacTAGGTCATTCTATGTGGGTTGGTGTCATTATCTTAGTTATTATGATGCcattaaattcattcttAATGAAAACtcaaaagaaattacaaaaatcaCAAATGcaatttaaagatgaaagaaCTCGTGTCATTAGtgaaattttaaataatattaaatccTTGAAATTATACGCTTGGGAAACTCCATATAAGGCTAAATTAGAAAACGTTAGAAATAATAAGGAACTGAAAAATCTAACTAAATTAGGTTGTTATATGGCTTTAATgtctttccaatttaatGTTGTCCCATTCTTAGTCTCATGTTCCACTTTTGCTGTGTTCGTTTACACTGAAGATAGACCATTGACTACTGATTTAGTCTTCCCAGCTTTAACTTTGTTCAATTTGTTACATTTCCCATTGATGGTCATTCCAAACGTCTTAACTGCATTAATTGAATGTTCTGTGTCAGTTGGTAGATTGTTTAGTTTCTTAactaatgaagaattacaaaaggaTTCAGTTCAACGTTTACCAAAGGTTACCGAAATTGGTGATGTAGCTATCAATGTTGGTGATGACGCTACTTTCTTATGGCAACGTAAACCGGAATATAAAGTTGCCttgaaaaatgttaatTTCCAAGCAAAGAAAGGTGAATTGACTTGTATCGTTGGTAGAGTTGGTAGCGGTAAGAGTGCCCTAATACAAAGTATCTTAGGTGATTTATTCCGTGTTAAAGGGTTCGCCACTATTCATGGTAATGTCGCTTATGTGTCTCAAGTCGCTTGGATTATGAATGGTACCgttaaagataatattttatttggtCACAAATACGATGCAGAATTCTATGAAAAGACAATTAAAGCATGTGCTTTAACCATTGATTTGTCTGTCTTAGTCGATGGTGATCAAACACTTGTTGGTGAAAAGGGTATATCTCTTTCTGGTGGTCAAAAGGCACGTTTATCTTTAGCTAGAGCTGTTTATTCAAGAGCTGATACTTATTTGTTAGACGATCCATTAGCTGCTGTCGATGAACATGTTGCAAGACATTTGATTGAACATGTTTTGGGTCCAAATGGTTTATTACATACTAAGACAAAGGTTTTAGCTACCAATAAAGTCTCTGTTTTATCTGTTGCTGATTCTGTTAGTCTTTTGGAGAATGGTGAAATTGTTCAACAAGGTTCTTACGACGAAATTATGAAAGACGGTGCCTCTCAGttgaataaattgattATGGAATACGGTAAAAAGAGTAATGGGAACCCTGCTTCTAGTAATGCTATCACACCTGCTTCTTCCTCCACAAATATTCGTGAACAAACAATTCCTTTAGAGgatgaattaaaagaattgaagaaattggagGATATAAATTTGGTAGGTAATGAAGTTCAAAGTTTAAGAAGAGCTAGTGATGCTACTTTACGTAGTATCGATTTTGGTGAAGATGAAGGTGATGTAAGAAGAGAACATCGTGAGCAAGGTAAAGTTAaatggaatatttatttgGAATATGCAAAGGCATGTAATCCTAGAAATGTTGCTATCTTCATGATCTTCGCCATTTTGTCTATGTTCTTATCTGTTATGGGTAGTGTTTGGCTAAAGCATTGGTCTGAAATTAATACCAAATATGGTTCTAACCCCCATGCTCCACGTTACTTACTCATTTACTTGTTATTAGGTATTACTTCTGCTCTTTTCACTTTGATTCAAACCGTTATCTTATGGGTTTTCTGTACCATTCAAGGTTCAAGATATTTACATACTTTAATGACAAATGCAGTCCTAAGAGCACCAATGAGTTTCTTCGAAACAACACCAATTGGTCGTATCTTAAACAGATTCTCCAATGATATTTATAAGGTGGATTCTGTTTTGGGTAGAACTTTCTCTCAATTCTTTGTCAATGCTGTTAAGGTTTCGTTCACTATTGGTGTTATCTGCGTTACCACATGGCAATTTATTTTCGTTATCGTTCCATTAGGTGTCttctatatttattatcaacaatattaCTTGAGAACATCAAGAGAGTTACGTCGTTTGGATTCTATTACTAGATCACCAGTTTATTCTCATTTCCAAGAAACATTAGGTGGTATTGTCACTATCAGAGGTTATGGACAACAAAAGAGATTCTCTCAAATTAACCAATGTCGTGTTGATAATAACATGAGTGCATTTTATCCATCTGTTAATGCTAATCGTTGGTTAGCTTACAGGTTAGAATTGATTGGTTCCATTATCATTCTTGGTGCAGCCACATTGTCTGTGATGAGATTGAAGCAAGGTACATTGACTGCTGGTATGGTTGGGTTATCTTTAAGTTATGCCTTACAAATTACTCAATCTTTGAATTGGATTGTTAGAATGACTGTTGAAGTTGAGACTAATATTGTTTCAGTggaaagaattaaagaatatgCTGACTTGAAAAGTGAAGCTCcagaaattattgaagatcATAGACCACAAGAAACATGGCCAGAAGAAGGTGATATCAAATTTGAACATTATTCCACACGTTATAGACCAGAACTTGATTTGGTTCTCAAAGACATTAACTTCCATATTAAaccaaaggaaaaaattggtATTGTTGGTAGAACAGGTGCAggtaaatcatcattaactTTGGCCCTATTTAGGATAATTGAAGCAAGTGAaggtaatattattattgacaATGTTGATATTAGTGATATAGGTCTATATGATTTAAGGCATAAATTATCCATTATTCCACAAGATTCTCAAGTGTTTGAAGGTACAATTCGTGAGAATATTGATCCAACAAACCAATACACTGATGAACAAATCTGGAGAGTATTAGAATTATCTCACTTAAGGGATCATATTGCTACAATGGGAGGCGATGGACTTGATacaaaattgaatgaagGTGGTAGTAATTTAAGTGTTGGTCAAAGGCAATTGATGTGTCTGGCAAGAGCATTGTTAGTTCCTTCAAAGATTCTAGTATTAGACGAGGCAACTGCAGCCGTTGATGTTGAAACAGATAAGGTGCTTCAAGAAACAATTCGTACATCTTTTAAAGACAGAACAATTTTAACTATTGCTCATAGAATAAATACAATTATGGACAATGATAGAATTATGGTTCTAGATAATGGTTCCATCAAAGAGTTTGACGAACCAAAGAAATtgttagaaaataaatcttcattattctACTCCTTATGTGAAGAAGCTGGATTAACTACAAAATAG
- the NDAI0J01140 gene encoding uncharacterized protein (similar to Saccharomyces cerevisiae YDR134C (Scer_YGOB_YDR134C) and CCW12 (YLR110C); ancestral locus Anc_8.301) — translation MKFSIVFPVATLATMASAMQHQRPQGKQPNATTETLSRLTTTMVTITDCENSICSEKTSPALVSTATVTRENTVTEITTWCPISSSSEHMPSPSTTTQANITTIPPATVSSEHVTTPGTRFPSSTHSVSTFTGGAITNALPFAGAVMAGAAALLL, via the coding sequence ATGAAATTTTCTATCGTATTTCCAGTTGCTACTTTAGCAACGATGGCTTCAGCAATGCAGCACCAAAGGCCGCAAGGGAAACAACCCAATGCAACAACTGAAACTCTTTCACGTTTAACAACAACTATGGTTACCATTACTGATTGTGAAAACAGCATTTGTTCTGAAAAAACATCTCCAGCTTTGGTGTCTACTGCTACTGTTACTAGGGAAAATACAGTTACCGAAATCACAACTTGGTGCCCAATTTCCTCAAGTTCTGAACATATGCCTTCAccatcaacaacaactcAAGCTAATATTACAACTATCCCACCTGCCACTGTTTCTTCGGAACACGTCACAACTCCAGGAACTAGATTTCCCTCTTCTACCCATTCCGTTTCTACATTTACAGGTGGTGCAATAACTAATGCTTTACCTTTTGCTGGTGCAGTTATGGCTGGTGCAGCTGctctattattataa